A window of Lacibacter sediminis contains these coding sequences:
- a CDS encoding adenylosuccinate synthase: MVDVILGLQWGDEGKGKIVDFFAPNYDVIARFQGGPNAGHTLYVNGEKVVLHQIPSGIFHKGIVNLIGNGVVLDPVTLKRECEKVASMGVNVKENLFIAQRTNIIIPTHRALDKAAELAKGDEKIGSTLKGIGPAYMDKTGRNALRVGDLLDPEFNQLYNKLKAKHQQLLGNYNFTEDISAWEAEFFEAVEFLKTLNIVNGEYFINAKIAEGKKVLAEGAQGSMLDVDFGTFPFVTSSNTISAGVSTGLGVAPNKIREVIGITKAYCTRVGSGPFPTELFDATGDELRKIGNEFGATTGRPRRCGWIDLVALKFACMINGITQIVMTKSDVLDSFAELQVCTSYNVNGKETLEIPFEISKVKIDPVYKAFKGWSKPAADCREAADFPEQMNTYLAFINEYLGVEVKYVSNGPGRDQIVTL, translated from the coding sequence AATGGGGCGACGAAGGAAAAGGAAAGATCGTTGATTTTTTTGCACCCAATTATGATGTGATTGCCCGTTTCCAGGGTGGTCCAAACGCAGGACACACACTGTATGTGAATGGTGAAAAAGTAGTGCTTCATCAAATCCCCAGCGGTATTTTTCATAAAGGCATCGTGAACCTTATTGGCAACGGTGTGGTGCTCGACCCGGTTACATTAAAAAGAGAGTGTGAAAAAGTAGCCTCCATGGGTGTTAATGTAAAAGAGAATCTTTTCATTGCGCAACGTACCAATATCATCATCCCTACACACAGAGCTTTAGATAAAGCGGCTGAACTGGCAAAAGGCGATGAGAAGATCGGATCAACCTTAAAAGGTATTGGCCCTGCCTATATGGATAAAACAGGACGCAATGCATTACGTGTTGGCGATTTGCTCGATCCTGAGTTTAATCAACTGTACAATAAGTTGAAAGCAAAACATCAGCAGTTACTCGGCAATTACAATTTCACCGAAGATATCAGTGCGTGGGAAGCCGAATTCTTTGAAGCGGTTGAATTCCTGAAAACATTGAATATTGTAAATGGTGAATATTTCATCAACGCAAAAATCGCCGAAGGCAAAAAAGTATTGGCCGAAGGTGCACAAGGCAGCATGCTCGATGTTGACTTCGGAACTTTTCCTTTTGTGACTTCTTCAAATACTATTTCGGCTGGTGTAAGCACAGGACTTGGTGTGGCTCCAAATAAGATCAGGGAAGTTATCGGTATTACAAAAGCATATTGCACAAGAGTAGGCAGCGGACCTTTCCCAACGGAGTTGTTTGATGCTACCGGAGATGAGCTCCGTAAGATCGGTAACGAGTTTGGTGCAACAACCGGCCGTCCCCGCCGCTGCGGCTGGATCGACCTGGTGGCATTGAAATTTGCCTGCATGATCAACGGCATTACACAAATTGTAATGACCAAATCAGACGTGCTTGATAGTTTTGCGGAACTTCAGGTGTGCACATCTTACAATGTAAACGGAAAGGAAACACTGGAAATTCCGTTTGAGATCAGTAAAGTAAAAATTGATCCTGTTTACAAAGCGTTCAAAGGCTGGAGCAAACCTGCAGCAGATTGCAGAGAAGCTGCAGATTTTCCTGAACAAATGAATACTTACCTTGCATTTATTAATGAGTACCTTGGTGTGGAAGTGAAATATGTTTCCAATGGACCCGGCAGAGATCAGATTGTAACTTTATAG
- a CDS encoding anthranilate synthase component I family protein encodes MDNHHYRLPGHSYECLIGCGVESSVTANAGTALQQLQQWLHLQQGNWCFGHLAYNLKDETEQLPSTHIDKIGFTDLLFFVPQYVFQLNEQELRIGSLTDDHETIWNEINAVEINSTVAANELQIKERVSKENYIETIEAVRRHILRGDCYELNYCMEFFAEDAVIDPLHSYAALTTISPNPFSAFYKVNNSYLLCASPERFLRKQGATLISQPIKGTLKRNTTDAVTDAELKAQLRNSKKDQSENVMVVDLVRNDLSRVCKEGTVQVDELFGIYSFPQLYQMISTVSGEVNEGLTFTDILRATFPMGSMTGAPKRKVMQLIEQYEQSRRGLFSGAVGYIAPNGDFDFNVVIRSIFYNASTNYLSYMVGSGITFYSDAEKEYEECLLKADAIRRVLS; translated from the coding sequence TTGGATAACCATCATTACCGCTTACCCGGCCATAGTTATGAATGTTTGATCGGGTGCGGTGTTGAATCATCCGTAACTGCCAATGCAGGCACAGCCTTACAACAACTGCAGCAATGGCTCCATCTTCAACAAGGCAACTGGTGCTTTGGTCATTTAGCGTATAATCTTAAAGACGAAACAGAGCAACTTCCTTCAACGCATATTGATAAAATTGGTTTTACTGATCTGCTGTTCTTTGTGCCGCAATATGTTTTTCAACTCAATGAACAGGAACTGCGGATAGGATCATTAACAGATGATCATGAAACGATATGGAATGAGATCAATGCAGTAGAAATAAATTCAACGGTTGCTGCAAATGAATTGCAGATCAAAGAACGTGTTTCAAAAGAAAACTATATTGAAACAATTGAAGCTGTACGCAGGCATATACTTCGTGGTGATTGTTATGAATTGAATTACTGCATGGAATTTTTTGCTGAAGATGCTGTCATCGATCCATTGCATAGCTATGCAGCGCTTACAACTATTTCACCCAACCCGTTTTCAGCTTTTTATAAAGTGAACAACAGTTACCTGCTTTGCGCAAGCCCGGAACGTTTTTTACGCAAGCAGGGCGCAACACTTATTTCACAACCCATCAAAGGAACCCTCAAGCGTAATACAACTGATGCTGTTACGGATGCTGAATTGAAAGCACAATTGCGTAACAGCAAAAAAGACCAGAGCGAAAATGTAATGGTAGTTGATCTGGTGCGCAATGATCTCAGCCGTGTATGCAAAGAAGGAACGGTGCAGGTTGATGAGTTGTTTGGCATTTATTCTTTTCCACAATTATACCAGATGATCTCCACCGTCAGTGGCGAAGTAAATGAAGGTTTAACCTTTACTGATATTCTGCGTGCCACATTCCCGATGGGTAGTATGACCGGTGCACCCAAACGAAAAGTGATGCAGTTAATTGAACAATACGAACAATCAAGAAGAGGATTGTTCTCCGGTGCAGTTGGTTATATTGCTCCCAATGGCGATTTTGATTTTAATGTAGTGATCCGGAGTATTTTTTATAACGCTTCCACTAATTATCTTTCTTACATGGTGGGCAGTGGTATTACCTTTTACAGCGATGCAGAAAAAGAATATGAGGAATGTTTGTTGAAGGCAGATGCGATAAGAAGAGTGTTATCCTGA